One Rhinopithecus roxellana isolate Shanxi Qingling chromosome 7, ASM756505v1, whole genome shotgun sequence DNA segment encodes these proteins:
- the LOC104675852 gene encoding glutathione S-transferase omega-1-like isoform X2, whose translation MRFCLFAERTRLVLKAKGIRHEVININLKNKPEWFFKKNPFGLVPVLENSQDQLIFESPITCEYLDEAYPGKKLLPDDPYEKACQKMILELFSKVLTNKKTMFFGGNSISMIDYLIWPWFERLEAMNLYECVDHTPKLKLWMAAMKEDPTVSALLTSEKDWQGFLELYLQNCPEACDYGL comes from the exons ATGAGGTTCTGCCTGTTTGCTGAGAGGACGCGTCTGGTCCTGAAGGCCAAGGGAATCAGGCATGAAGTCATCAATATCAACCTGAAAAATAAGCCTGAGTGGTTCTTTAAGAAAAATCCCTTTGGTCTCGTGCCAGTTCTGGAAAACAGTCAGGATCAGCTGATCTTTGAGTCTCCCATCACCTGTGAGTACCTGGATGAAGCATACCCAGGGAAGAAGCTGTTGCCGGATGACCCCTATGAGAAAGCTTGCCAGAAGATGATCTTAGAGTTGTTTTCTAAG GTTCTGACTAATAAGAAGACGATGTTCTTTGGTGGCAATTCTATCTCTATGATTGATTACCTCATCTGGCCCTGGTTTGAACGGCTGGAAGCAATGAATTTATATGAGTGTGTAGACCACACTCCAAAACTTAAACTGTGGATGGCAGCCATGAAGGAAGATCCTACAGTCTCAGCCCTGCTCACTAGTGAGAAGGACTGGCAAGGTTTCCTAGAGCTTTACTTACAGAACTGTCCTGAGGCCTGTGACTATGGGCTCTGA
- the LOC104675852 gene encoding glutathione S-transferase omega-1-like isoform X1, which produces MSRESARSLGTGSAPPGPVPEGSIRVYSMRFCLFAERTRLVLKAKGIRHEVININLKNKPEWFFKKNPFGLVPVLENSQDQLIFESPITCEYLDEAYPGKKLLPDDPYEKACQKMILELFSKVPSLVGSFIRSQNKEDYAGLKEEFRKEFTELEEVLTNKKTMFFGGNSISMIDYLIWPWFERLEAMNLYECVDHTPKLKLWMAAMKEDPTVSALLTSEKDWQGFLELYLQNCPEACDYGL; this is translated from the coding sequence ATGTCCAGGGAGTCAGCCAGGAGCCTGGGGACGGGAAGCGCGCCCCCGGGGCCGGTCCCGGAGGGCTCGATCCGCGTCTACAGCATGAGGTTCTGCCTGTTTGCTGAGAGGACGCGTCTGGTCCTGAAGGCCAAGGGAATCAGGCATGAAGTCATCAATATCAACCTGAAAAATAAGCCTGAGTGGTTCTTTAAGAAAAATCCCTTTGGTCTCGTGCCAGTTCTGGAAAACAGTCAGGATCAGCTGATCTTTGAGTCTCCCATCACCTGTGAGTACCTGGATGAAGCATACCCAGGGAAGAAGCTGTTGCCGGATGACCCCTATGAGAAAGCTTGCCAGAAGATGATCTTAGAGTTGTTTTCTAAGGTGCCATCCTTAGTAGGAAGCTTTATTAGAAGCCAAAATAAAGAAGACTATGCTGGCCTAAAAGAAGAATTTCGTAAAGAATTTACCGAGCTAGAAGAGGTTCTGACTAATAAGAAGACGATGTTCTTTGGTGGCAATTCTATCTCTATGATTGATTACCTCATCTGGCCCTGGTTTGAACGGCTGGAAGCAATGAATTTATATGAGTGTGTAGACCACACTCCAAAACTTAAACTGTGGATGGCAGCCATGAAGGAAGATCCTACAGTCTCAGCCCTGCTCACTAGTGAGAAGGACTGGCAAGGTTTCCTAGAGCTTTACTTACAGAACTGTCCTGAGGCCTGTGACTATGGGCTCTGA